The genomic window CACGGCGGCGTTGAACGCCGCCGGTTCCTCCAAGTTGATGGTGTGGCCTGTGTTCGGCAGAACGAAGAGACCGGCCGTCTTGACGTGCCGCTTGATGAACAGTCCCGGTTCGAGACACGGCTCGTCCTCGTCGCCGGTCATGACGAGCGCCGGCACCGCAAGACGCGTCAGCTGATCCGCCAGCGAGTACACCGTGGGCCGCCCTCCCTGCACGCCGCGCAGGGTGAGCGCGCTCCCGGTGGACGAATGCCGCGCCAGCGCGTCGGCGAACGCCCGCCAGCCGCGTGCGTCCTTCCGCTGGAACTGCACCCGCGCCGGGCCGTCGGCGTACATCGGGGCCACGGCCGCCATGCCGTCGCGCTCGATGCGTGCGCTGAGCGTGTCCGCCTCCCGGCGGAACGTCTCCGGATCGCCGGAGCCGTACCCGCAGCCGGCGACCACAAGCGAGCGCGCCAGGTCGGGGTACCGCAGCCCGAAGTGCAGCGTGGCGTACCCGCCCATGGACAGCCCGCAGACGTGCGCCGGCCCGGCGCCCACGTGCTGAAGCACCGCGCGCAGGTCCTCCACGGCGGTATCCTGCGAGTACGCATCGACGGTCTCCGGGACGTCGG from bacterium includes these protein-coding regions:
- a CDS encoding alpha/beta fold hydrolase, with the translated sequence MPHATANGVRLYYEVTGRGTPLVFVHEFAGDCRSWDGQVAAFARRYQVVTYNARGYPPSDVPETVDAYSQDTAVEDLRAVLQHVGAGPAHVCGLSMGGYATLHFGLRYPDLARSLVVAGCGYGSGDPETFRREADTLSARIERDGMAAVAPMYADGPARVQFQRKDARGWRAFADALARHSSTGSALTLRGVQGGRPTVYSLADQLTRLAVPALVMTGDEDEPCLEPGLFIKRHVKTAGLFVLPNTGHTINLEEPAAFNAAVLEFVSLVDSGGWPSRDPRSVGRSAMAPDEGR